AGGAGGCGTTGGAGTATGGGGTCATAGATAAAATCATTACACGCACGAGATAAAGGTGGGCTGCTTTAGCAGCTCACTTTTTTATTTTTTTACTAGAACTGAAAAAGCTACACTGTTATAATCGAATTTATATTTTAAAAATTTGAACAATATAAATGTAAAGGGGAGTGTCCATGAATATTTACGGATCAGAAAAGATCAGAAAAATGACTTCCAGCATTTTTCAGGAAGTGGTAGACCGGAAGCAGGCGGCACTGAGGAATGGCAAAGATGTTATTGACCTTAGCATTGGGAGTCCAGATTTCAAGCCCCCGGCATTTGTGATGGAAACACTAGCGAAATATTCATTGGACCCAAGTAAGTACGGATACACATTAAAGGGAATTGATGAGTTCAATGAAGCTGTTGCTTATTTTTACAAACAGCGTTATTCGGTCGAACTGGATGACAAAACGGAAGTGCTGCAATTAATGGGGTCACAGGATGGACTTGCGCATCTCGCAACCGCTATAGTGGATCCAGGTGACTATGTGCTGGTTCCAGACCCGGGGTATCCAATCTATGAAGCCAGCGTTACCATAGCAGGCGGGGAGATATATCCAATGCCTCTTTTGGAGGAAAATAAATTTCTGCCAAGGCTAAATGAGATCCCTGAAGAGGTACTGCAAAAAACAAAAATGATGATATTAAGCTATCCAGGAAATCCTGTTACGGCATTGGCTGACAGCACCTTTTTTGGAGAAGTTGTTGAATTTGCCAGGGTACATAATATTCTTGTCGTGCATGATTTCGCGTATTCTGAGTTGATCTTTGA
The nucleotide sequence above comes from Mesobacillus jeotgali. Encoded proteins:
- a CDS encoding LL-diaminopimelate aminotransferase, producing MNIYGSEKIRKMTSSIFQEVVDRKQAALRNGKDVIDLSIGSPDFKPPAFVMETLAKYSLDPSKYGYTLKGIDEFNEAVAYFYKQRYSVELDDKTEVLQLMGSQDGLAHLATAIVDPGDYVLVPDPGYPIYEASVTIAGGEIYPMPLLEENKFLPRLNEIPEEVLQKTKMMILSYPGNPVTALADSTFFGEVVEFARVHNILVVHDFAYSELIFDGNPQISFLSVPGAKEVGIEFNSLSKTFNMAGCRIGYVAGNAEVINLLASFKSHIDYGVFYPIQKAAIAALTSDFSFLEDQLREYQARRDALVAGFRNSGWEVANSPATMFVWAKIPAGWKSRDFAFKLIEEEGIVVVPGDAFGQQGEGYVRIAMVQPPERLEEAAQRVNKFLMGFPVGI